From a region of the Cucumis sativus cultivar 9930 chromosome 6, Cucumber_9930_V3, whole genome shotgun sequence genome:
- the LOC101213331 gene encoding protein LATERAL ORGAN BOUNDARIES, with protein MSSSNSQSQKIYGSPCASCKFLRRKCDVDCIFAPYFPADQPQKFEVVHRIYGASNVSKILKASRYDEREETVKSLVFEAEARLEDPVHGCVAFIAGLQQRLQRLQTELAIVQQQLLSYMASQLPPNSSYMASELPPNSSYMASELPPNSSYMLSELPPNSSYMASELPLNSSYMLSELLPKWPRESSLSQQPMMEDQSSCRRVDGYGTTNYYGINTDDDKRHVVRQHPITTEQVLPATEQPPSKDSTDF; from the coding sequence ATGAGTTCTTCTAACTCACAATCCCAAAAGATTTATGGCTCACCATGTGCATCATGTAAATTTCTAAGAAGAAAGTGCGATGTAGACTGCATTTTCGCCCCCTATTTTCCAGCAGACCAACCTCAAAAATTCGAAGTTGTGCATAGGATTTACGGCGCAAGTAACGTCTCTAAAATTCTCAAGGCATCGAGGTATGATGAGCGAGAAGAAACTGTCAAGTCTCTTGTCTTTGAGGCAGAGGCTCGGCTGGAAGATCCTGTGCATGGTTGCGTTGCCTTTATAGCAGGTCTTCAGCAGAGGCTTCAAAGGCTTCAAACTGAACTCGCCATCGTTCAACAACAGCTTTTGTCTTACATGGCATCACAGCTTCCGCCAAACTCGTCTTACATGGCATCAGAGCTTCCACCGAACTCGTCTTATATGGCATCAGAGCTTCCGCCAAACTCGTCTTATATGCTATCAGAGCTTCCGCCAAACTCGTCTTACATGGCATCAGAGCTTCCACTGAACTCGTCTTATATGCTATCAGAGCTTCTGCCAAAGTGGCCACGTGAATCTTCCTTGAGTCAACAACCAATGATGGAGGATCAATCATCATGTCGACGGGTTGATGGCTATGGTACTACTAATTACTACGGAATAAACACTGATGACGACAAACGACATGTAGTACGTCAACACCCAATAACGACGGAGCAGGTGCTGCCGGCGACAGAGCAGCCACCGTCTAAAGATAGTACGgatttttag
- the LOC101211803 gene encoding cysteine proteinase inhibitor 5-like yields the protein MSSSEIGGYVPCKDPNDPHVKDIAEWAVAEYNKSQGHHLTLVSILKCESQVVAGVNWRLVLKCKDENNGEGNYETVVWEKIWENFRQLITFDHLLT from the coding sequence ATGTCTTCTTCAGAAATTGGAGGTTATGTTCCATGTAAGGATCCAAATGATCCACACGTGAAAGATATAGCAGAATGGGCAGTAGCAGAATACAACAAATCACAAGGTCATCACTTGACCCTTGTTAGTATATTGAAGTGCGAGTCGCAAGTGGTGGCTGGAGTCAATTGGCGTCTTGTGTTGAAGTGTAAGGATGAAAACAATGGTGAGGGAAACTATGAGACTGTTGTGTGGGAGAAGATATGGGAGAATTTCAGGCAGCTCATTACCTTTGATCATCTCTTGACATGA